In Miscanthus floridulus cultivar M001 chromosome 8, ASM1932011v1, whole genome shotgun sequence, the sequence tgagccacggggttcacaccgttcttcctggtctatggagccaaggccatcctccccactaacttggagtatggttccccgaggctacaggcctacaacaagCAGAGCAACTGCACTGCCCGCGaggacaccctcgaccaactggaggaagcccgagacattgcgttgctacactcggccaagtaccagcaagccctacgatgctatcaagcccggcgcattcgaagccgagacctaaaggtgggtgacctggtgctgagactgaggcagagcaataagggccgccacaagctgaccccgccatgggaagagccatacatcgtcgcccaagtgctaaagcccgagacctacaagctagccaacgagaagggcgaaatcctcaccaacgcttggaacatagaacagctacgtcgcttctacccttaaatttccaagcattgtatacattgtttctcgaaatacaataaagaagcgttctttagttgttctaatttttcgagaaaccccccgagcccatcgatgggggatcggcgttacgataatgctataagggagactcggctccgcctctgcagaggtgcccaccggggctcgaacaagactcggctctgcctccgcaaaaccgagcctccctcgggggctagaaggggggaccccccctaagtcccagtcaccatttttaatcatttttcaaaaaaaaatttctacgccaaactctctcgcatactctgacaaattgattgtaaaaaaactaaggaccgaaagtttgtctcagggccaaaaggccggccgagccacgAGACGGCccacgcctctgggctacggcaactccctcaccaccttttgcccgaagggcagcctaggctccgaggaagttttttgcaagaaatATGTTCAAAGACAAGACAAAgagcagaggctcagaaatacaataaaaacgattaaaaagcgtatacacacaagtactttaaaaggcctcgatggccacaagcgttatggtacaataatgtaagtcctaatctatttacatggcccctttggcccaggtcaaaactcagggtcACCAGCATCGGtggtcggcgtaggaggaaccacctcctcttcgaacaacctgtccagtgccgtgccaggggcctcagccgcctccaccagcttcatgacctccttctcggccttcttgtcatcctcagCCATGATGTAACCATTGTTGATGGCCTTGAGGTCGATGCCGGCATAATGCGAGGAGACGATGGCTAGGGCGTGCTTGATGCCCGTATGCAGTGCCCCCCAAAGCCGCTCatggactcggccgctcaacgcaatcaagcggctctCGAGGGAGCTACCCGACTCGACCCTCCCGACTTCTAGGGCCTCACAGGCGGTACGGACGGCGCCCTGTAGCGCGTTGTGCTCCCAGATCTTGGCCTCAAGCACTGCCTGCACTGCGACGGAGGCCTtggctgcccgggtgacctccttctccaactctgtGCCAAGACAGgtgggatggggttaagcacgaaagcaaaacaagccgaacaggggcgcaagcctacgagactcacccttggctttctccCTATAGTTTTGGATCTCAACCCGAGAGGCcttggccgccctggaagcctccctctccagctctgcatcgcatcggggagttaggggtcgaacacaagaaaaacaaataaaacaaggggcgcggctcaacaggactcaccctcggccttttccttctaggttaaggcctcgacccgggaggcctcggccaccttgacagcctccgccagggcacctttcatcagtaggtgcgcgccctgctctgcccccagctgcccggccaTGACCTTGGCAGAGGCCGCCACTTGTTTGGCCTgggacctaaaggtgtcccgctcgccggccacccgggtcagctcctcctccaactccttgatccGCGATGCCAAAGGGACGGCCTGCTCCCGAGCCGTGGTCACCTTGGCCTTCATATTAgcacagcaaaggcggaggtcctccacctccgcgctccacgccgatagaagctcattggcattggcgagcaagtccttctactaccggagctggtcccagatgtccctctctcgccggaggaacatcgacttcccgagggaccaggcctcgagctcctggataggcagaataAACGTCAAGCACTGCGAGAAAACTCGAGAAAAAATGACACAGCACGAGGAAAGAAAACGCGCACCTGGGCAACACcgggcagatcgtcagccacgacggacagcgctgtccacagCGACCGCTCTGCCAGACAGCGGAATTGCTCAAAAGAGCCCCAGTACCccccctcggccacgtcctcgagggcgaacaaaggctcccccttagggtcatcccggctccgccacaagacacgctggctatcccacccatggggctcgggttgtacccagaCAAGGGCCGAGCTCCCCTTGCCAGAGGTCGAAGCTGGCTGCTCTGCGGTCCTGGCTGCCTCggcgtccgccacctccttcccctaggaagtatcgtcggaggagattgaatgaacctccatgTCCTAGGCGCTCTCCTGTGATGGCGGTGGGTCTTGGACTGGGGGCGGTACTGAAGCTTGCCCTGCCTCCGTCTCTGCATCCTGGGCTGCCGGCTCCGCCGCGCCCAAGCCAGCCTTCGCTGCCTCAGCCTCAGTGGTCCCAGGAGCTCCAGCCTTTGCCaccttggcctcggtggtcctaggagccccggcgtccgccacctcagcctcggaggtcctaggggcctcggcctcgccctcgccctcagTGGCCTCAGCGATTGAAGGTGCCTCGGCTTCACCTGGCTCGAGGGCCCCGGCCTCACGGGGCGTAGGCACCTCCTCCCCTGCTTGCTTCGTGGtcgcctcggtagcctctccttgggtgGCCGACTCCTTTGGGTCAGCCCTGGCCGATGCCGCGCCACACTGTATGgtggcttgtgcctccaccacccattgggcgaTGGAGcaggtgctcaccttgagcgccttacatgGCGCCAGGGCGGGCGCTTCTGCCTGATGCTTCTGGCTGAAGACAAAACACTTActtggtcagcatacgaccaaagaacTAGTGGAAGATGCtacaaactccactgacaaaacacttacctcgaatgGGGACACAATAGCTTCCGCACCACATCCCTCGTCCTCGACAATGGTGGTGGCACGGCCCCCGTGTCCACCGGTACCGGCCGGCCCTCGCCGGACTCTgatgccccctcgaccctctgcggAGGCGGTTGAGTCGCCCCCGTCGTCGCCCgctccacctctgccgtcgagcccatcgggctgacggcgcgcttcccCAATGCCCGtgtctcgggcgtgtcggcctcggcctcggggcGGGCGATCGCCAGCCTCGAggcgccctctcctcctcctcctagagacgCCGGGCCGCTCGCCAACGCCCTGGGCACTgtctccctgacgtcagggagatggtccagaggaCCCTGCCCTGGCTCGCTCTCGTCgtcatcgctcgaagaatccatTGACGACGGTGATGGAGACAGCTCCTCCgggagaccgtcgtgcctctgTTGCCGGCGACATTTCTCCAGCTCGTcgcgctcgaggctcttcctcttgcgccttgtcTCCTCGGCGTCCTCCTACTCCTTGTACGCCTCAGCGTGTGCCCTATTCGCCGCCCACTGCTCTGCATCCTCGGGAAcgagcggcggggaggctcgcacatccctcatcccctacaggaacgacAAAAGCAAATAAGGGAACAGAATGAAAATGTAAGGAGCacggaggcctcgggggccataGCGGCgcgtgactcaccagagagatgtacccccatgacgggcgcatcgggagCGGGGTTAGATCACTGCTCCTctgccgcccctccaccgtctctctcacccgacgtagaacctcctcgtcggaaagggcgacGGTGGACAACCGGATGCCGTCGATCGGCTCAcccggttgaaaggtccttgtttggttttggtaattgagtgacaacttgggtggactaattgtgtttatgtgagatacacaggtgattagtccacaggtacatgtgtgtgaacaacatatgccatgaaggtaaaaatggcttggagatgttgcaaagctcacacatgtgatgatgaaggagcttaatgcacatgagacatgacattgagtcatgtgatcaaggtggagaagatcaagacaagacttggcttgatggactagttgtaagcgtgaagggcaagtcgaaggctttggagtgatggaccatgtggcggtgaagcttgagcaagacttggcgccaatggacgaaggcaatggtgaaaagcaagtgaagtcaagatcaatgaaccaatatggtcacgtgatgatatgaagtcgatcatatcattgttgatcatgttggtgcatgagTTGCATCAACAttaaaggagatggaatggaatgcgcaaggcaaaggtataacctagggcatttcatttcaccggtcataggtgtgtagagaagtttatgaccaggtttaggatagatggccgtactatcaagaggagcaaacttgtttgcatattggtcatctagtgccacttgagtgatctaactttgcatcgtcgctaggattaagtggcgtggcaagttgagtggctaaccctttggaaaatgattgtgaaatgctaacacacatacacatggtggtgtacactggtggttagcacatttgagcaagggtggagaagttagaagtaaaaacgagttagtgtcgctggttatacagtgaccggacgctggacctctgagggaccggcgcgtccggtcatgtgtaacagtgagatgctggcgtcggtctactgaccggacgctgggtcactcggCGACCAGACACTGAAGGGCTACGTCTGGTCAAGTGGTCGGTCTacacagtgcttagggttaagcaccggacgctgggctgtgtccggtcaagcatgaccggacgcgtctggtcgataaaaatcggttttggacccttactggaaatgaccggacgctgagggtccagcgtccgatcaactgaccggagcatccatacggtcaaggcagatgaccgttgaagtcaTACACGTGGCTAACTatgagcgaccggatgctgggggctcagcgtccggtcaacagaccagagcgtccagtcatccTGAatcttgcccagtgaaggggtaacggctagtttagcccatggggctataaatagaagtggtggccggccttgggctgcttgctgagcaccctcacgcctatgtggcttgtgtaggagtgcttggatgccctctaactcacttgtgcttgcaagagtgcgaatcaattgcgagtgagtgtgattctagtgcgttgcattgtgagattgcatcgagtggcactaggtgatcgagttgcaagctggtggtgcttgttactcttggaggttgccacctcctagacggcttggtggtggcctccgtcgaagcccgcaagaagcttgtgcgggctccggagaagagcttgtgaggggtagttgtgctcgccccgcgggagccacgaagagcaactctagtaaagcgtgtcattgagctactctcactaaggggtaggttcttgtagcgcccaatgtgcgggcttagcgggtgatgctaattagccactgaaccaccaagtgagcggtcgacacaacggggactagcgtgttggcaaacacgtgaacctcgggagaaaaatcatcgtgccaaccttttcttcccgttggtttgcttccctttacacaagcttgcaattacttttacgtatattaagcttgtgtagttgctcttataattagatagcttgtgtagcttgctaattaccttcttgcttgtgtagcatagaagtagctcccttgcgtggctaatttggttttagtaaccgtgttagtcacattgcttagtttgtgtagctaagtatttgcgctctctaattaggcattggttgccttgttattgagcattgctagtaagcttagtttgctttgtgcttttgcttactagcataggtaggagctccctcatagcttaaagtactagtggcataggtttgtgtgaccttgcttctagaattgattaggagagctctagctagcctggcacctttattgcataattgttatctttgcaaggtgctactaaacatatatagaggggtatagtcttggctagaccgatagttttaattccacatttgtatcggttagccgacgcgattaagttttagaaaagactattcacccccccccctctagtccgccatctcgacctttcaccggtgtcatctcgaacaggcgttgccgccgagccatcagcggcagcaccctccgacaGTGGAAGGCCGCCACAACCACAGCTGCCATAAGGCCGCGgctgcgcagcctctccagcgccttcaggagcggctgcagcttgggctgatcagccagcgggatgccatacctccacctctctggctggctctccacaacccaccaggtataagggggaagcccgccgtcatcattgcggaggtagaaccagctgttgtaccagcgacGGTTGGACGACacaagctgggccgggatgtagaagggctgcctgtcttggcgcacttggagagtgcaaccGCCAGCCCTCAACGCCTTCTGCATGCCCGTCGTGCCCACcggcttggtgttgagccccacccgaaagaagtggagccacagctctCAGTAGGGGgcgatgcccaggtacccctcacagacggcaacgaagatggccgcctgcgcgatggagttggggttgaagttgtggagctccacccCATAGTAATACGGGAGCAcccacatgaaccggtccgccggcagGCCAAGACCGCGCTCATgaaaggccacgaagctcacgatgtagccatcatgtggcctcggctccggctcgccccccggagcaatccactccagtCTATTAGGGTTGGTAACTGGGCAGAGGAGACCGTCGTCGATGAGCGACTACAGCGTCACCACAGACACGTCGGACGGACCCTAAGGATCTGCCTGGACAACAACAGCGCCACCGGCCATGGGTGTGGTGGAGAACGTGGCTACGGTGGTAAGGCGtgctctcgctatccctctctctctcctttcctcccccttctaccttcttctccccggcgctctcttcctctgttcttagcaaccgcttgAGGGCAGAAAGGGTGAacacaggcaaggtaaggaggggcagggCGCGACTtgtcacgtatttatgagggagggaagAGGGCGAAATGGATGAGCGATGAAaccagggaagtttccctcagatctagcgcagttaatccagatccgaccaaactgcccacgcgtccaccttttccttattaatcgctcACACACAGTAATGTCCCATCCGCAGACGTCGCGTCGCATTCGACCACAACAATGGCAGGCACCATTCCGTCTCCCCgaggaaccgcctcaaaaggtgcaAACCGCCGTCGtcagccgatgggaagggaatatccctcacccgattcctttcagactaaggaactgggcaccgagcccgttacggtctaggggttcgaaggctgggcccccgagggtctcgacaactgccctaggacaaacagagtcagggataactatgggcgagcccgtacatggccaaggcccaagcaaacaattgcttgggatgccctaagttgtgtccaagaccggcagggaggtctctgaatgggatcccaccgtagggaggcactgagcccccAAAGCCAATTgaatggccctgggacccactagagaagccctctggtacttttggagtgcgtctctggaccactagctgacccctatcgaatggggcacgggcctccactcggacttacccgataacagctcaccggaggtgtcattgCTCGTGCCCatcaagggtagcctggcatactccacccctccttccgaacgaaaaagatgtgcgagggccgcacaaaaaagacagggaaactcttgatcgccctcttgctctgagcagaggcttgggtgctcttcctgcaaccaagccgaggcctagcaacccgaactcacacttgggggctcggcaaatgcgataaaagGCATCGAGCCTGCTACGGtacaggggttcgaaggctgggccctcgagggtctcgatagccgccccaggacaaacagagttagggatgactatgggcgagcccatacatggccgaggcccaagccaGCAATTTcttaggatgccctaagtcgtgtccgagaccggcagggaggtctctgaatgggatcccactgtagggaggcatcgagcccctgggccaatcgaacggccctgggacccactagagaagccctctagtacttttggagtgtgtcttgggaccactagctgacccctatcaaatgggacatgggcctccactcagacttacccggtaacagctcaccagaggtgtcactgctctcccaccgagggtagcctggcatactccacccctccttccgaacgaaaaggatacgcgagggccgcacaaaaaaagatagggaaaatcctgatcaccctcttgctctgggcagaggctcgagggctcttcctacaaccaagccgagacccagcgacccgaactcgcactcgagggctcggcaaacgcgataaacacccctccttccgaacaaaaaggatgcacgagggccgcacaaaaaagacaggaaaactcctgatcgccctcttgctctgagcaaaggctcgggggttcttcctacaaccaagccgaggcctAGCGATCAAACTCGCACTCGTGGGCTTGGAAAAcgtgataaaacccctcactcaacatgagaaaagcccttggaggaataaatccactcctccagggccttgggggctacacccggcgggtgcgctcacgcgcacccactgaagcctcgagtatgaaacaccatgccgcgagccaagtctcgtcaaaaccttagggagagcgctcacactctcctcgaggctcgggggctactgtcgggtaccataaaaagggggtcccctaagcaagaaccgaaaaaatcgcttagaccttgtaaaaatcaaagccaagagacaaccaccggcaaacccccaccttatccaaggctcggctggaccgctcggcccacctcgaacaatatccgggctcacccgaagcaggctcggcccaaaatgaaaccacaaggcctcagacgaggtaccgattctccgcctcgcctgaggccccgcgctgcaaggcctcggacgaggtgctgattctctgactcacccgaggccccgcccgtaaggcctcggacgaggtaccgattctccgcctcgcccaaggccctgcccgtaaggcctcggacgaggtaccgattctccgcctcgcccgaggccccgcgccacaaggcctcggacgaggtaccgattctctgcctcgcctgaggccccacgccgtaaggcctcggacgaggtaccgattctccgcctcgcctgagaccccacgccgtaaggcctcggacgaggtgccgattctccgacttGTCCGAGGCCCCGTTCGTAAGGCCTTGGACAAGGTactgattctctgcctcgctcgaggccccgcccgtaaggcctcggacgaggtaccgattctccgcctcgcccaaggccccgcgccacaaggcctcggatgaggtaccgattctccgcctcgcccgaggccccgcgccgcaaggcctcagacgaggtgcctattctccgactcgcccgaggccccgcccgtaaggcctcggacgaggtaccaattctccgcctcgcccgaggccccacccataaggccttggacgaggtaccgattctccacctcgcgcCGAGGCCCCgtgccacgaggcctcggacgaggtaccgattctccgactcgcccgaggccccgcccgcaaggcctcggatgaggtaccgattctccacctcgcccgaggccccgcccgtatggcctcggacgaggtaccgattctccacctcgcccgaggccccgcgccacgaggcctcgaaagaggacgtcacatccaaccaacgcgtccaaccactcccgcaacgtcagccgaacgacggctcgatacagcAGAGTGGCTgatgagatgggagtcacatcgatgccatgccgtccgggataggacggggtaggggttaccggccgctgtgcttggcactgtgcccacgactaacACCCATGCtacactatgctgcctaacccctgctccaaggttAGCGCGGTgtggagagtcaagtccgggtccctgtagcctcggaatcgacgtacaagaccaactgctccctccgagcctcagcTATCCGCTTTTAGgcccctgtagcctcgggactcacgcccaccgagccccctacaatggttcagcctctgcaccgactgggcctcggctctctacgttgtcaacatacagcgatcggcacgtcgtccgcagtacgcaccataccctgTGTCAAGctgtaggagctcccacgtcgtgtaCGGGGCCAAGCTCCTGTATCCTCGGAGTTAGCACACCCGCATCGTCACCTCTACCTAGCCTTGGCTCCCCGCGCTGGTCAAACATACAACGACCAGCACGCCTCCAATAGAAGAAGGCGCGCATGCccccacaggagctcccacgtcgcacaaggatcaggcgtgaccggcgtgtcgctccagtgcaccaaggacaaggccgctccaccgaccatgccgccacagtgacgagctacagggctcgaacatgtcgcctctgctcacaaaacgccacataGCAAATCCATATACtgcccccgtgcctcccttcgactataaaagggagtgaccgggccCGCTTCTAGGCAGGGGGACAcacacgtgcaagcaacgcacaacgctctgtaacacacatgcTTCCTCACCACAagggatcaacatctcaagcaacccacgccactccacgtagagacctgggactagcaccctctctcgctcagcttgtaagcccctactacaagcacctcggtgcaagaatacgagatcgctctctcagactagacgtagggcacctgttgcatgaaccagtataaaccttgtgtctctttgcatcaccatccaggattaggggcatgcagtacactttcactagtcggttgaggatccgccagacccaaaacaccgatagttgtgttattggagacagtcttattAGGCCTGGTGCCGGCTCGGTTGGTGATCAAACAACACTACTCGCTCCCTCCGACCCAAAATATAATTCATCTAGGATGGAATGGTACAAGACTATAATGTAAGTATTTTTACGTTTACTCGTCTCTATACCTAAAAAATACGCAGAGGTATCGTTGTACCGCCTTGCTCGTCACCCCGCCCTGCTCAGCTGGTCCTAGATTTTTTGACTCGCTCCTCCAAATCAGAATCGgatatcaaatcaa encodes:
- the LOC136469528 gene encoding uncharacterized protein, coding for MDSSSDDDESEPGQGPLDHLPDVRETVPRALASGPASLGGGGEGASRLAIARPEAEADTPETRALGKRAVSPMGSTAEVERATTGATQPPPQRVEGASESGEGRPVPVDTGAVPPPLSRTRDVVRKLLCPHSSQKHQAEAPALAPCKALKVSTCSIAQWVVEAQATIQCGAASARADPKESATQGEATEATTKQAGEEVPTPREAGALEPGEAEAPSIAEATEGEGEAEAPRTSEAEVADAGAPRTTEAKVAKAGAPGTTEAEAAKAGLGAAEPAAQDAETEAGQASVPPPVQDPPPSQESA